The following are encoded together in the Budorcas taxicolor isolate Tak-1 chromosome 4, Takin1.1, whole genome shotgun sequence genome:
- the AGR3 gene encoding anterior gradient protein 3, which produces MMSHSALALCLLFTTVSSNLAIAIKKEKRPPQTLSRGWGDDITWVQTYEEGLFHTQKSNKPLMVIHHLEDCQYCQALKKVFAQNKEIQEMAQNNFIMLNLMHETTDKNLSPDGQYVPRIMFVDPSLTVRADITGRYSNRLYTYEPQDLPLLIENMKKALKRIQSEL; this is translated from the exons ATGATGTCACACTCAGCTCTGGCCCTCTGCCTCTTATTCACCACAGTTTCTTCCAACCTTGCCATTGctatcaaaaaggaaaagagaccTCCTCAGACACTTTCAAGAG GATGGGGAGATGACATCACTTGGGTGCAGACTTATGAGGAAGGTCTCTTTCATACTCAAAAAAG TAACAAGCCTCTGATGGTTATTCATCACTTGGAAGACTGTCAATACTGCCAAG CACTAAAAAAAGTGTTtgcccaaaataaagaaatacaagaaatggCTCAGAATAATTTCATCATGCTGAATCTCATG cATGAGACCACAGATAAGAATTTATCACCTGATGGACAGTATGTGCCTAGAATCATGTTTGTGG ATCCTTCATTAACAGTCAGAGCTGATATAACTGGAAGATACTCGAACAGATTATATACATATGAACCTCAGGATTTACCACTAT TGATAGAAAACATGAAGAAAGCATTAAAACGTATTCAATCCGAGTTATAA